In Falco rusticolus isolate bFalRus1 chromosome 7, bFalRus1.pri, whole genome shotgun sequence, the DNA window TCTAAATATAGTATCTGATCAATTAATGTATAAAATAGCCTTTAGCAAAAAGTTGAATTACTACCTTCGGAGTTCAACAGCTCGTCGTATTCTTTCCAATCGAACCATGTGTTCTCGCAATCTCTGTTCCTTCATCTTTTCAAAAGGCAAGATATCCTTTCTACCCCTGTATTCCCTGAATTTCACTTTATCTTGAATAATACGCTCTTTGTTCCTCAATATCTGTGGCTATAGATAGAGATTACAATGGTTATTTCAGAAGTCTCATTCATTTAGGGAGATTTCTGGATGCTGTGTTCAAGTATCATTAACTACTTAGCTATCCCAAAGCATACAAAGCTTCTATCTAAGCTTAACAGTTTGTGATAGTTTATTGACTCTTCAGTGAAAATATCAACTGTAAGGTATTAGCAAATCAGATAAGGATTGCATCAGGTCTATAGATACTTACTTTATCAAACCTTCCCCTTCTAACTGTCCTAGTGTGGCCTTGGTCTCCTTTTGTTTGGTCTAAAACTACAACTTGACCTGGGCTTTTACCACCTagggaagggggggagaaaaaaaaaaaaaaaagaaaaaaaagaaaagaaaaagaaaaaaggtttaaCACACACGCATCCCTATTTGCCTAGTACAGATTTTCCTTAGTGAAATTTCTACATCTCTAAATTGAACAGTTACTGGTAGGAGAAGCATACCATCATGTCTGTAATTAAGTAGTAATATAAAATACGGAAGCTTTTACATCAGCTCTAAAGCAATACATGTTACTGGAGTCTAAAAAAACCAGGTGTTTAATTCTCTGGTTTCCAGTAAGAGCAAGAACACGCCCCCAAAACAAGTCAGACACACATATTCAACAGGACGAAACATGGCTATATTGCATacttattcttttcttttcttcagtttttttagTGGATTCTTGATTGGGGCCACTCGCTCCATTATCACTCTTCTCATCtttaccttctgttttcttgccttctttactttcttttttttcagatttctcagatttcttttcttcttttttggttGACGGAGTTCTTGTTAGGAAAGAAACCACAAATGTAAAGACAAAAATCCAACTAAAGGTTTTTCACAACTTCATAAGACATGTGAAGTTTCTTACTTGCTGGCTTTATCACTTGATGCTGTCTTCTTATCTCCCATGCTTCTACCCGAACCAGATTTCTCATCACTTTCCTTCTTCAACTCCTTTTTGGAGGGATCGCCTTtcacctggattttttttccaaaagggaATAGGTTAATACAGATTCTTGCCTAAAATGGGCTATTTGGGGAAAAGTTTTCATCTTATTAAACCTACTTTCTCAACAGAAATTTGTTGTCCGTGCAGCTCTGTTCGATGAAGGTGTGCTATACATCTAGCCACTTCTGTACTAGAAGACATTGTTACTATGCCGTAACATTTTGCCCCTGGGCTTCGTGCGTTTGTGACCACCTTAGCACCAAGTACCTACATAAACAggtaaaatttacattttgagAGACACATGTAGTAAGGAAGCGATGGTATTCCAATAATATTTTTACCCTAgtatataaaaaacaaaccaaacaaaccctcCCACCCCACTAGAAAGACTTGACACTCCCAAGTTTTTAAGAGCATATAATTCCACGGGAAGCTGCAGCTTTGAGCACTTTATCCCAACTTTCACATCACGGCATATTAATGTTGATGTCCTGTTTTTAACAGTCACAACCTCAGGCACATCATCTAAATGGACAGTTGTGACAGAAACACCACTAATCTGGATTTGACAGTTCATCCCTGACAGATGAACCCCCACAAGAAAGTCAGCAGCTGCCTATTACTGGCAGGAAGGTATAAGCAGTATTACATAGTAACTTAAAAAAGGAGCCAATTCTTCAAAGGCATCTAGCAAATGTGTCAACTAAGCAATTTTAGTAACCAGCTCTGACACCTGCTTCTTGAGAAAGCATTAAGCTTTGTGTTCCTGCTCATTGCTAGAATTTCTGTAACTACTGCAGCCAGTCTCCTTGGTGTAGTCAGGCTCTAATGCAACAATTTTATCTTTCTAGCAGCCTGTAACGGTACACCtatttaggaaataaatatttcccaattaatttaaaaactgggAAGCTAAGTAAATGCAGGTACCAAGCACGTTTACAACGAGAGCAGGCAAAGAATTGGaagttttaacaaaatataCACTCAGGAACATTCATGAAGGCATTAAATCATCTActaaattaattagaaaaatcaGAGATCCAATAATCAGAACCCATACTTGATATTCACAGTGCTAAGGTTGTAACTCGTTCCCAAGATGCAATAATGTCATAATTGCACACTTATACAAACACTACAATTTTACATAGTTAGCAGCAACTCctttgagaaaacagaaaagctgttttcagaagcCTGCTTAGCTTGTATGGATTCTGCACTGTTGGATGGAATTCGCATGttaaattaaaccaaaattcaggaaaacagaCTTAGTTTAAGCAGCctgtaaaaatattcattaagtTATTAGAAGTCCCTAAAAGAACAGGCATTAACTGTCACGTGTTTTCACCTGGTTTTCCCACTCACAGGCCctcagaagacattttaaaaacagtcttCCCAAAGCAGCAGGTTCTATTAAGACTGTTTGTTATAACTTTACTGGTTAGTGTATTATCTTACATTCATGATTAAATACAGTTAATGCAAAAGAACACAGCCATCactacttaattttttaaaaaaaattttaaagccaGCCCTGACCAATCATATTTATGAGATTTCTTTTGCATCTATTTCACCTCAACAGGAAAAAGATTTCTATAAAATTAACATATGGTTCTTCCCTGTAAGCACACACTCTCATTTCAAGATGCTGAAAAAAGTATTGGGTTTTTTAGATTACATTGGTTAGACATGTCATCtcaaacttttatttatttattcctcaATTTCTGTAACTGAGtagaggaggggaagagacacacacacagcacaCATGGCACCACACCCCATGAAATACCTTTCCGTATTTGCCGAAGAGATTTTTCAAGTCAGCAGCTTTTGTGTTGGAAGACAGTCCGCTAACCCACAGGTTTCTAGTTGAACTTCCACTGCTACCACTAACACTGCTTGCACTTCCTGAAACAAGTTTtacaaaacagccaaaaaatTAAGGAGTCAAAGGTACCATGAACATTGAATTGAACTGTTGCTGAAAAGATAAACTTCTCCCGTTACCTTTAAGTAACTCTTTATCTGGTTACCTTTCTTGAAAAGACTTCTACgtaaaaaatacatatgccATAAGATTTCATTCATTTACCCATGTACTGAGACCAACAGCTTGGCTAACTCATACCCAAAGGACAGagctagaaagaaaatacaatttgttACAAGGCATGCTTTACCTCTCATTTTGATATATACGTTTAGCTCCAAATTCTGGGTCTTATCGATAACTTCCATTCAAGAAAGCCTTTTCTAGCACCCAACATTTGTTCCTCATCAGTACATCTTTACACTGCCCGCATTACCAATGAGGTGGCAGAAAGGTAGGTAGAGGAGACTTAGTTAATCCTCGCCTCCAGAGCAATGTGGTCTATCTATACAACTTCTTGAAGTATCTACTCTCCACCCagagcagctttttaaaaatactgctggaTATAGAACTGGATGCAGCGCACCAAAGTTATTTTCCACATACTAccaaaaataccaaagaaaagccagaaaaacatTATGTGCCTGGAATAACCCCCACCTCCACATACGAGCCGTTTCTGCAACAACACAGAACTAAAAACTCAAAAGAGATTCACGTAATCTTATTCCCAACATCTTTTAGCCTTATATTATTTAGTTCAGCTTGCTGTTGTTTGCTGCTAAATGTATGAACTGCTTTTGAGTATGTTAAGATGTAGCCAGTCATACAGGCAAGACCAGATCTGGATCTCCAGCTCAACAGTTGGCAAATCCGGTGGTACGCAGagttttaaaaggtaatttaaccaccttgaggaaaaaaagtagttttcctTCTTGGTTCATCTTGATGCACTGAAGAGTCAAATACATCACATCTCAGTTATCATCAAACTAGGATTACCCTGATAATCCTAGCTATCACTTGATGTATGTGATATATCACTTGATGAACCGTGATACGCTTCAAATATCATTAAGTATCATTAAAGAGGCACTATACTGGCTTTGgctatgtattttaaagacaacatCGTGATAGTTACTACTACTATCACATAAGCTACATGAAAGCAGATTTGCTGTATCTTCATCTGATTTCATTGTAAGCATGTAACTATCGTGAAAAGACATGAATCTAGAGAAGACTGGATTATACCTGTCACAAAACTTTCTCCTCAGAAATTAACTGATCACGTAAAGTTGCGTTCATCCCTTAGCAATATGCAAGGGATTCTGCGACAAAGGTTTCTGGCAGTGAGCTAGCACGCGAAATAAGGAGACACACGAGCttatacaaaagcattttttaaactatgAAGCATCGATGTAACTGGTGACATTAACGTGATCTTGAGCTCCACTCTGAATTTGTAATCACAATACAGGGTTTTACGGCACAAATAGAAACTCCAAGGCAGACAAACATGTCCAACTTTAACGCGCTCAACAGCCACGAGTGCAATTTTGCTAGCAGGCACCTCAGCTGTTATACTTGGTTGAGAGttcactttatttaaaaatgagataGAATTGAAACCAAGACAACAAATTTCATTGGCATTATGTTTAAATAGCTGCAATTATTTTCCACTTGTTCTGTGTATAACGTCAACCCAAACCACTGTAGGTAAGTTACAGCAGGCTCATCTGAAATTTACACCTTCTCATCAAAATAAAGACTTGGAAAATGTTAAGTGGAATTTGCTCccagaagtattttgaaataggAGAATATATTTTCATTGAGTCTTTAGAATAAGTATTTTTGATCTTACGAGGAAtctggcaggaaaagaaaaaacaaccacacaagCACATACATATAGCTAATGACTACTGTACCTCCAGCGTAATTTACTATAGGATGAGTTCAATTACATAAGCCATTTTAGTATGTGGCAAGCAATTTCTCAAACAGGAAAGCATTTAGTTCAAGACAATACTACCCTAATTTGCAATAGTTACCTTTATCATCCTTTGATGTTGTCTTGCTTTCTTTAGATTCCTTAGTAGAGCTAgagaagcaaattaaaaatcagaagaaaattgaaaatacagaatttggtAAGTGTTGCATTTTATACTACTAATACTAATAGACAagttaacatttcaaaaaataaaaataaaaaagggctAGGACTGTATATTTGAACAAATGATTCCCTTATGGATTCTTGAACTGATTTTCCCCAAGATGCCTGAAGATCTAGATTTTCTGACAACTCTATTCAGTGGATATATGGCAATCTTCTCCAGATTTCAGGACGGGGACTTGACTTCATTTTGTGTTCTTAGAACTGATAGCTGTTCATTACCATCATCACaaggacatttaaaaaaatcgtcaatttgaaaaaaataaataaatgctgacAATTCGACAATGCAATCAGTAGGACATAGTGTCTATACGAAGatcttgaattttaaaaagtaacttaTGGCGGTCAAAAAAATCTATAGGCAGGAGCATAGGATACTAATTATAAGATTCTTGCTGCTACCCCCTTAATGTAGAGTGATCTTATTGAATGCTGGTACTCAGTATCGTAAAGAACTGACatagaaaaacaaacctctttGCTTGACCAGAGGCCCCAGTAGACGAGGGACCTTTCTTCAAAGTATCCTTTTCTTTGTCTCCAgattctgctttctttgaaCTTTCTCTGGCTTCCTTCTTGACGGGATCACCCTTCACGCAGTCTTCCTTCTTACCATCTTTATGGTTCTCAGTCATCTCATAGtccttgctttccttctccaggctctgTGAAATGGTATCCTGCCCATCCTTTGGCTTACTTGCTTCAGAATctgtaattttcacatttttaccTGTTTCTAGGAGGTCATCACCATCAAAATCCAGAGTGATGGCATCTTCAGCCTGGATTGTAACCGATATGTTATCATCCTCAGCTTCTTTCACAGAGGTGTTAGCTTCCATCTCTTCATGAGCCGTGTGATCAGCCTCAGCTAGGCTTTCTTCTGAAGGAAGAGGTTTAGATACTTCTTGTGTACCATCACCAGAACCTGCTTTATCTAAGAGGATTTAACAGGAATAAATATGGCAAAACAAGAAGTTTAAACAATTTCATATGCATAAGCTAGAATAGGACCTAGAAAATACAAAGCCAGTTATTAGCACTGATGGAaggttagaaaaaaacacaaggtGTATTAACACAAATATAAATCCTTTACCCAGGATCACTTATTCTTCAtggcaaaacacattttctagaGACAAATACCAAAACATTAGGAGGGAGAATATGGTTCCATCCTGGAGATACCCGTTCTTCATAAGAGGTATCCATTTTCCAGTTTAGGATTTAGTGTTCCAGAAGAAAGTAGTTGCTTTGGATGCTCACAGTTTTGATTTAATCCGTCTTTGAATCTTCCTGGTTCCAGGACTTCTAACCTTCCCAAATCCAAAAGAATTACAGTCTTGGAGAATTTCAGCCAGTCTTCCTTGCTggtgttcttttgcttttcctttccaagcaGTGGTTTGGCAGTCAAATTAGCTGTACAAGGCTGCTGCAGAACACAGAGGCGTGAGCTTTAATCCAGAGTTCGTAGACAAACGGTTTTCAGTCTTCATCCACTGGGCAGATTTTTCCATCTCAGTCCCGCATAGGCATCTCCAACCGTATTTCTTGGGTTTGCACAGATAAGACACTTCAGCCATAGGGTCCCTCGTAAACACGGAGTCTGTAGTTTTATCCTGTAACTTCAGTAATGTGTTTATTCCATCTTGTGTAAAGTGAGGGTGTTCCATGTCCTTTCTAGTCCACAATATGTAGAATCCTTAAGACTTCTGTCCAGGAAGTCTGTTTGCCCAAATGCATTACATTCCTTCTATAGTTTCACTAATGAGcacagcttaaaaaaacaaaaaaggtagCCACTCCACAGGTTTCCAAACACTTGTTTTACCATCCTGCATACAACCGGTATTTCTAAGTGACAGTAAGCCAAGTATATGATGGTCCATACATTTGTTGGGTGCTCGAGTTCAGTGTATGGGTGTATCATTTCGCTCAATTAAACATCAGTTACTGCAGTGCAAGTTGGAAGCTTTTGCATGAAGACTTACCGTATATTAAAATCAGTCCTTGAATactatgtttttttcattaagaatcATAGTATTACAACTGCATTATACATCCACCACAGTAACTGATAAGTACTGTAATCAACTCTTAAGAGTAAAACCACTCTTAAGAGTGAAATAAACCCACTGACTGCGATGATTCCAGGTGCTGAGCTTAATAAGGCAACAAGTGATACTTAGTACTGGAGACAAGCCTAGTATTAGTAAAGAGATTGAATATTACAAGAGAAAATTGCCTGTTGTACCAGACTAAAGACCTCTGAACTCTATTAAACTTTAAACAtacctttctcattttcttcgTCTTCACCGTCCTGCAATAAAAGGAAGTAAAGACTAAATGTCTCTGACTTTAAAACTTTAAGTagaacattttgtattttccacAGAATTTCTGTCATATGAAGGCAAACTAATGCACTGAAAACTGCTTCCAAAGAAAAGATGATCTAAAAGCCAAGCCTGCGCATCTCCCCTGTCAAATGACTGAAAATGGGTATGAAGCCTCACTGGTATCTATCTGCAAACCTTGCAGTTTGCAATCGGAGCATGCAGatattttctccccccttcccccgaCCCTTAACTCAACAGGACATTTCTAAACTGTCCCATGTCTTGCTAGAGCCTTCAGAATGGCTGTCACGCTGCTGATAACTACTTTCAATGATGTGCAAGCAATCCATCAGTAGCTTTAAAAGCTTAGGACAGAAGCCAGAAACTAGGTAGACTTCCTCCACTAAGTACTTACAAATGAAACTGTGATTTTAATAGGTATTTACTTAATTATCATCAGCTTCACTGAGCAAGACATGCTGTATGAGATGTCCTTTCAGAAATCAATTCCATGTAACTCAGAATGAATTTCTGAACTTAAATATGTTACAGATATTAGTATTATACCAAtatcaaaaatacaaaaagaaccCCCACCGAACCCAAACAatcagccccctccccccacaaaCATCGTCCAAAGGCAAATTTCTACATTAAAACAGGAGTTCTATGCTCCTGTATAGGCTGTATATACTGTGTTAGCATTTAGCATAGCCCTCTGAAGTGTTTTTAAGAGAGTTTGAAATATACCGCTTGCTAAGTCTACACACTAAATACTCCCAAATTGTAGacagaaatttgcatttaaatagcAAATCTTATTTGGCAATCACAATTATCtgcataatattaaaaaaaaaagcgcaaaCCTCCTATACCATTTACCTTTACTGTATTACATCATCACATCATCTGACTCAGATGCATGCTGGAACAAAAAGCCAGTCTAAAGTGATCTTTTCCAACTAAATAGGGATGATAATCAGCTTAACAGAGCTGATTTGGAACTTACATGGACAGTCGGAAAAGTATAATCTTCTATGTCTTGGCCTTCATTTTCCTACAAGAACGTAAAAGGGACTTGCTCAGCAAATTATTTGTAAGACACTTAAACACTCAGAGTCAAGACATTCTGTTAACTCAGAAAGCAGTTAAGTGGATACACTATTGAATGCGTACAGGTGAACATCAATGAGTTCTCATGACTTGCCTCTTTCAGCTCAGCGTTCAGATTATGCATGTCACTACCAGTACTAAGGAAAAGGAGCACTTAGGAACTCCAGACTGTGGTAGAATTTTATCAATGCCACATTTGTTTCAGGACTACTCAAACACAAGccaagaaaaacagacagaaaaaaaatttactaaaTTACTTTTTAGAGATAAGCTGAAAAACTACTTCTGACTTCCTAGGAATACAAACACACTaagaaaaatttacattttgctgATAAAAATCCATGTAAAATACAACAAAGTACCTGACTTTCGGAATCCTTTTCTGCATCCTCTGTTGTCTCTGCTGGCTCCAGGTCGTggtatcttttcttttctgtagatGGCAGTTCTTTAGAATTCAAGTTCTCATCTTCAACAGATTCTTTAAAATCCTTTACTTCATCATTTCCATCTTGATCACTTGCATCTTGAGTCTCCGATTCACTTTCCTTTTGGTGTGAACAAAAAATACCTGGCATAACTAAGGGTATTAGCTATATTCTGAAAAATTCACTGCAAGAATCACTGcttctgcaaaatactgtatcacattcataataaaaattcatAGCACGTTTAAAATAATCCACATCTTCACACCCTTAGGCATCACAGCTCTGAATACAGCAAAAACAATGCTCCAAATTTTCACATAAATTAGCACAAAGAgaatggaagattttttttgtaaagccaAACATTAAACTTAAATACaagatgaggggaaaaaattacatacttttATTACCTTGACAAAGGAATCATCTTCTACTGAAGCATCACCAGTTAATTCATCAGCTTCCTGCTTTTTACCTGAAATGACAGAATACGCTAATGAATAGAGCTGTTACACAGAGCAGACTTCCTTCCAATACGGATTATGTGTTGGGCCTTAGTTTACTATTCTCTATACCTTCTAGTTTACCTGAACTGTTTGCTACAATATAACCTTCCCAAAACTGGATACTTTTAAGGCGAGCAGAAAAAACGTCAGCTAAGTGAGCATGAACAATCAATGCTGTTGCATAAACAAGCAGTGACATCCAAGCTAGTGATTTGAATAGCAATCCTTCTACTTTGAGCGACAATGGAATTCAGGAGAACATTACACTGTACATTTCTAGAATTACTGGAGTTAATGAGACATTATGACTTAAGACTTTGGAAAGGCCTTATAGGATAATTAGCATCACCGAGCTATTtaggttagaagggacctctaaAGGTCCATCTAGTCCACCCAACCTCCTGCTGAAAGGCAGAGCTAAGTTCCGAGTATGATCAGATTGCTCAGGGTGTTATCTAACCGTGGGTTTGAGTATCCACAAGTATGGCAATTGCAGCCTCTTCAAGCCACCTTTTTCAGGGCTCTTCACCACTAGAGGGAACAATCAGCAGAAGAATTAAGTCACGTGAACCATTCAGGTCTTCTACATATTCTTTACCGTACTAAGGGCAGTTCAATTCCCTTGAAGAATTCTGTTCTTCCAGCACATGCACACTTTAATAAAGACGCCTCTGTGGAGATGATGACTATGCACAGTTCCCTTTGGAACCCACTGCAATTTCTTAATCTTCTGCAAAAGCAAGACCTAGAAGACTAGACATAACTATCTCCACACAAACCACCCTTTGTAGAGCATTCTGTCTCAGATTCATTCTCTCAAAGATTAGCCTGTGCGACGGTTTTCAGTAGCTTAAGGTACAAAAGCAGTTCTGTTAGGAAGTGGCTCTACTGTCTGCTACTGAAACCCAGTGTCAATTCAAGATGCAGATGAGATGACAGTCATGATCAGCACTTAACGCTTTATTTTTGACATCACATCTTCCCTCATCCCTTCATCCTCTAACGAATGGCTAAATCAATTCTATAGATACTcaaaaggaatagaaaagaaaaacatcagccTAAGTTTGACACAGTATGGACACCTCTGCGATGCGGAATAGTCAATTTTTGTCAGCAATTTCCATAGCCTTTTCATACACAGTGCttaaattgcatttcaaagCTGGAAACCGCTCAGCTACAGGGCAAGAAGAGAGACTACTGTTTTGGGTTTACTCAGATTCCAGTTGGTTTTACTCATTTCCCTGGAAGACGACACTCTGAGTACTCCTGTACACAGCACACTGTTGATTTGAGGTCAGATGTATGCCAGTCTCCAGGAAAAGACAAATGGCAGAAGTTATTTCTACGATTGCAGAACATGAGGTCTTTAGATCCAAATACATAAACAAGACCTTGGTGCtgattttacttcatttaaaaccaaacaaaaccttcCTGGTTTGTACGTGTAATACAATAGATTGGTGAGATTTTGGCATaaagagccagcagcagaggcgTGCTTAGGGAAGCTAGCTTTCCTCGGGAGGAGGAGTGCACGTATGCTGGGAGGGACAGGTTTTGATAGGCATCACAGCTGATACCTGAAAGCAAGACTAACCCgaatttttattactattttagtATTCCATGATAAAATCTACAGCCACGGATCTCTTcaatataaatataaagcaGTGAGAAACAGCAAGGATTCCTACACACACTCAACTGCTCTCTGTTTTACCCATCTCACATTTCAATTCTTTAGTTTGTTAAAACCTGAAGAGACCAAGTTTTTTTCCCCGCATCCCATATCCAACTAAACACACGCAGACACAGGCAAACACAGAGCAGATGCTAGACCTATTTAGCAACTATCTAGCCTATACTATTATCATGAAAGCTATTTAAATCCACTCATTTTGCCTGAGGGAATCTGGTAGGTGAACTAGAACCTAGACTTTATAGGGGAtagaggtggggggggggaaaacccACCCACGTCAAAGCTACCTGAGGTTAGTCCCATCATTCTGCAACAGCAGCTAGAGACTTCTATTGACATGTCCTCATCAAAAGGAAGTTATACCTTTCAGTAATGAAACTGTCCGTATCTTTTATTTGTTGCTAAATTAAGCCAGACAGGAATACATGTTTCCATTAGCTTTTCTTTAGTCTGTCAGCCTTTCTTTGCAGAAGTATTCCAAGGCATAAGGAGACCTGAACAACAACCTTCGCTTTTCAGCTTCAAGCCTGAAAGTGGTAGAAAGTTTGCTTCCCCTCTCAGTTCTGTGTTTCGGGTTACTTTGGTCCAGTTAGTCACACTGCTCACAAGTGGCACTTCAAAGTTTTGATACAGATAGCTTTCAGATGTTGGTACAGTAACTTGCCAAAAACCCAGCATccacaaaaatgcaaaacttttcCACACTGATGCTGGTCCACAATGGGCTTCTGAAAGGCACACTTGACTCATAATTTCACAGAACTAAAAACAGATTGCAACACACACCCTTCAGGACCTATTTCTGTGAACTTATATAAGACCAGTATCACTTCAAGGAAGATAATTCAAAGTACATTAACAATCAGTGTCAGAACAGCTGGACCTTCTTCAGACAACAGGCACAACAGCTCTCAAGTCACACAAGTTGTC includes these proteins:
- the SLTM gene encoding SAFB-like transcription modulator isoform X8, with protein sequence MAAAASSPAAAGAPAAPAAPAAVAPTPTESKKITDLRVIDLKSELKRRNLDITGVKTVLISRLKQAIEEEGGDPDNIEITVSADTPTKKPTKGKGKKQEADELTGDASVEDDSFVKVIKESESETQDASDQDGNDEVKDFKESVEDENLNSKELPSTEKKRYHDLEPAETTEDAEKDSESQENEGQDIEDYTFPTVHDGEDEENEKDKAGSGDGTQEVSKPLPSEESLAEADHTAHEEMEANTSVKEAEDDNISVTIQAEDAITLDFDGDDLLETGKNVKITDSEASKPKDGQDTISQSLEKESKDYEMTENHKDGKKEDCVKGDPVKKEARESSKKAESGDKEKDTLKKGPSSTGASGQAKSSTKESKESKTTSKDDKGSASSVSGSSGSSTRNLWVSGLSSNTKAADLKNLFGKYGKVLGAKVVTNARSPGAKCYGIVTMSSSTEVARCIAHLHRTELHGQQISVEKVKGDPSKKELKKESDEKSGSGRSMGDKKTASSDKASKTPSTKKEEKKSEKSEKKESKEGKKTEGGKSPGQVVVLDQTKGDQGHTRTVRRGRFDKPQILRNKERIIQDKVKFREYRGRKDILPFEKMKEQRLREHMVRLERIRRAVELRRRREIAERERRERERIRIMHEREECLQRERERLEIERQKLERERMERERLERERVRIEQERRKEAERIAREREELRRQQQQLRYEQEKRNSLKRPRDVDHRRDDPYWNENKKMALDTDARFGHGSDYSRQQNRFNDFDHRERGRYPEGSSVPSSSFDRRERFVNQGEAKKTRPTARREEPGFERYPKNFSESRRNEPPQPRSELRDTDRREVRGDRDERRTVIIHDRPEIPHGRHPRETGSNPPRQTNWKSEGSISTDKRDGSNFYRGERPDRSGREVSGHVRGAPPGSRSSASGYGSREGERGVMGERGGGQHYNEDRHVVERHSRETGPRKEWHGPSSQGSGYHDTRRMGDGRGGGGMMSPHTSNSSPINRVVQITGNSMQRGSGSGFKPFKGGPPRRF
- the SLTM gene encoding SAFB-like transcription modulator isoform X6: MAAAASSPAAAGAPAAPAAPAAVAPTPTESKKITDLRVIDLKSELKRRNLDITGVKTVLISRLKQAIEEEGGDPDNIEITVSADTPTKKPTKGKGKKQEADELTGDASVEDDSFVKVIKESESETQDASDQDGNDEVKDFKESVEDENLNSKELPSTEKKRYHDLEPAETTEDAEKDSESQENEGQDIEDYTFPTVHDGEDEENEKEESLAEADHTAHEEMEANTSVKEAEDDNISVTIQAEDAITLDFDGDDLLETGKNVKITDSEASKPKDGQDTISQSLEKESKDYEMTENHKDGKKEDCVKGDPVKKEARESSKKAESGDKEKDTLKKGPSSTGASGQAKSSTKESKESKTTSKDDKGSASSVSGSSGSSTRNLWVSGLSSNTKAADLKNLFGKYGKVLGAKVVTNARSPGAKCYGIVTMSSSTEVARCIAHLHRTELHGQQISVEKVKGDPSKKELKKESDEKSGSGRSMGDKKTASSDKASKTPSTKKEEKKSEKSEKKESKEGKKTEGKDEKSDNGASGPNQESTKKTEEKKRISGKSPGQVVVLDQTKGDQGHTRTVRRGRFDKPQILRNKERIIQDKVKFREYRGRKDILPFEKMKEQRLREHMVRLERIRRAVELRRRREIAERERRERERIRIMHEREECLQRERERLEIERQKLERERMERERLERERVRIEQERRKEAERIAREREELRRQQQQLRYEQEKRNSLKRPRDVDHRRDDPYWNENKKMALDTDARFGHGSDYSRQQNRFNDFDHRERGRYPEGSSVPSSSFDRRERFVNQGEAKKTRPTARREEPGFERYPKNFSESRRNEPPQPRSELRDTDRREVRGDRDERRTVIIHDRPEIPHGRHPRETGSNPPRQTNWKSEGSISTDKRDGSNFYRGERPDRSGREVSGHVRGAPPGSRSSASGYGSREGERGVMGERGGGQHYNEDRHVVERHSRETGPRKEWHGPSSQGSGYHDTRRMGDGRGGGGMMSPHTSNSSPINRVVQITGNSMQRGSGSGFKPFKGGPPRRF
- the SLTM gene encoding SAFB-like transcription modulator isoform X1: MAAAASSPAAAGAPAAPAAPAAVAPTPTESKKITDLRVIDLKSELKRRNLDITGVKTVLISRLKQAIEEEGGDPDNIEITVSADTPTKKPTKGKGKKQEADELTGDASVEDDSFVKVIKESESETQDASDQDGNDEVKDFKESVEDENLNSKELPSTEKKRYHDLEPAETTEDAEKDSESQENEGQDIEDYTFPTVHDGEDEENEKDKAGSGDGTQEVSKPLPSEESLAEADHTAHEEMEANTSVKEAEDDNISVTIQAEDAITLDFDGDDLLETGKNVKITDSEASKPKDGQDTISQSLEKESKDYEMTENHKDGKKEDCVKGDPVKKEARESSKKAESGDKEKDTLKKGPSSTGASGQAKSSTKESKESKTTSKDDKGSASSVSGSSGSSTRNLWVSGLSSNTKAADLKNLFGKYGKVLGAKVVTNARSPGAKCYGIVTMSSSTEVARCIAHLHRTELHGQQISVEKVKGDPSKKELKKESDEKSGSGRSMGDKKTASSDKASKTPSTKKEEKKSEKSEKKESKEGKKTEGKDEKSDNGASGPNQESTKKTEEKKRISGKSPGQVVVLDQTKGDQGHTRTVRRGRFDKPQILRNKERIIQDKVKFREYRGRKDILPFEKMKEQRLREHMVRLERIRRAVELRRRREIAERERRERERIRIMHEREECLQRERERLEIERQKLERERMERERLERERVRIEQERRKEAERIAREREELRRQQQQLRYEQEKRNSLKRPRDVDHRRDDPYWNENKKMALDTDARFGHGSDYSRQQNRFNDFDHRERGRYPEGSSVPSSSFDRRERFVNQGEAKKTRPTARREEPGFERYPKNFSESRRNEPPQPRSELRDTDRREVRGDRDERRTVIIHDRPEIPHGRHPRETGSNPPRQTNWKSEGSISTDKRDGSNFYRGERPDRSGREVSGHVRGAPPGSRSSASGYGSREGERGVMGERGGGQHYNEDRHVVERHSRETGPRKEWHGPSSQGSGYHDTRRMGDGRGGGGMMSPHTSNSSPINRVVQITGNSMQRGSGSGFKPFKGGPPRRF